One Antiquaquibacter oligotrophicus genomic region harbors:
- a CDS encoding TetR/AcrR family transcriptional regulator — protein MSSSQEDLRRIALAEFASAGYSATSLQHIAELAGLSKASVLYHYGSKEALLDAAIGPAIDRMAAVLEPLHLNGLRGEERQAFLEEFVDFLLEYRLEVHIFINQGPSLVDVPVIDRANALVRQLADFFATHTSSVEEKMRFGVALGGAAYMLGTFHGLGIDAPPISETRAALVTILSELLTPVRTNP, from the coding sequence GTGTCATCCAGCCAAGAGGATCTGCGCCGTATCGCGCTCGCTGAATTCGCGAGCGCCGGATACTCAGCGACCTCCCTCCAACACATCGCCGAGCTCGCCGGCCTCTCCAAAGCGAGTGTTCTGTACCACTACGGCTCGAAGGAAGCACTGCTCGACGCAGCGATCGGGCCGGCCATCGATCGCATGGCCGCTGTTCTCGAACCGCTGCACCTCAACGGGCTCCGAGGCGAGGAGCGCCAGGCCTTCCTCGAGGAGTTCGTCGACTTTCTGCTCGAGTACCGGCTCGAGGTGCATATTTTTATCAACCAGGGACCATCACTCGTTGACGTCCCTGTGATCGATCGTGCCAACGCGCTCGTGCGTCAGCTCGCAGACTTTTTCGCCACCCACACCTCCTCGGTCGAGGAGAAGATGCGCTTCGGCGTCGCCCTCGGAGGCGCCGCGTACATGCTCGGCACATTCCACGGACTCGGAATCGATGCCCCACCCATCAGCGAGACCAGGGCTGCTCTCGTGACGATTCTGAGCGAACTGCTCACCCCCGTCCGAACAAACCCCTAG
- a CDS encoding MMPL family transporter has protein sequence MATLLYRLGRFSYRHAWRVILVWAVLLLGILGGGFALGGQTQESFAIPGTESQNALDRLEAVFPSVAGASAQVVLVAPEGDTVTSAASEEGIADLVSELETINGVDSVISPFSEYAGEAVTDDESMAIVRVQFDGASTEVTDATLDEVKATASIAEDAGLRAEFGGQVFQDNTFGITITEAFGVIFAGVVLFITFGSLLAAGMPLLSALVGVGIAIGGITAYTAFATVSSTAPLLALMIGLAVGIDYALFVLSRHRNQLANGEDPEESAAMAVGTAGSAVVFAGVTVIIALLGLLVVGIPFLSVMGVGAAFAVLIAIGVAVTLLPALMGLAKGRLAPKEGSRAWRRAQAVSDSGGPARSMGQRWVRGVMKHPLLVSLGVVALLGTLAIPALSLDLNVPDGGSEPAGSTQREAYDLITEGFGPGYNGPLIVAVDITQTTDILDDLDAIRDRLSGLDDVAYVQQGFPDETLDTAIIQVTPESAPDSTETKQLVESIRALAPEIEDEFDTPISVTGTTAVAIDISNRLSAALLPFALVVVGLSIVLLMIVFRSVLVPLKAALGFLLSVAASFGVVVAIFQWGWGAELLHVDNPGPILSFLPILLMAVLFGLAMDYEVFLVSGMREEFVHTGDAKRAVEKGFAGAARVVTAAALIMFFVFFAFVPEGSGMIKPIALGLAAGIAFDAFLVRMTLVPALMTLFGKAAWWMPRWLGKALPHADIEGEQLRDHRAATEWANNQQGMAISADYLVVGTPSEPLGPLSIEIPEGALVIASGDASARRVLAATLSGRLDPVSGRAQVLGVPLPSDAARVRSLVALANVGGSERSETTVTVGRLLAERLETTQPWYRFLETKRNAEAWVERINQVLRRVATREVVRVRASHTLMELPQLERAVALAAVALAERTPVIMLDQLDSFASSDDEQDFIAALEALAPASTTIVLGTPLPARALDESSTDARLKLSIDLYSLTTEGSLR, from the coding sequence ATGGCAACCCTCCTGTACCGACTCGGTCGTTTCTCTTACCGCCACGCCTGGCGCGTCATCCTTGTCTGGGCGGTGCTGCTGCTCGGCATCCTCGGCGGCGGCTTCGCACTGGGCGGGCAGACGCAGGAGTCCTTCGCCATCCCCGGCACCGAGTCCCAGAACGCTCTCGATCGACTCGAGGCGGTCTTCCCGTCCGTCGCGGGGGCGAGCGCCCAAGTTGTACTCGTGGCTCCCGAGGGTGACACGGTCACGAGCGCTGCCTCCGAGGAGGGCATAGCCGACCTGGTGTCTGAGCTCGAAACCATCAACGGTGTCGACTCGGTCATCTCGCCGTTCAGCGAATACGCGGGCGAGGCGGTAACCGACGACGAGTCCATGGCCATCGTGAGAGTGCAGTTCGATGGTGCGTCGACGGAGGTGACCGACGCCACCCTTGATGAGGTGAAGGCCACGGCATCCATTGCGGAGGATGCAGGACTTCGCGCCGAGTTTGGTGGTCAGGTCTTCCAGGACAACACGTTCGGAATCACCATCACCGAAGCCTTTGGCGTCATCTTCGCGGGTGTTGTGCTCTTCATCACGTTCGGATCACTCCTTGCCGCCGGGATGCCGCTCCTCAGCGCCCTCGTCGGCGTCGGCATCGCGATCGGCGGCATCACCGCCTACACCGCGTTCGCCACGGTCTCCAGCACCGCACCCCTGCTTGCCCTCATGATCGGCCTCGCGGTCGGAATCGACTACGCGCTCTTTGTTCTCTCGCGGCATCGGAACCAACTGGCGAACGGCGAGGATCCCGAGGAGTCGGCGGCCATGGCCGTCGGTACCGCGGGCAGCGCCGTCGTCTTTGCGGGCGTCACGGTCATCATTGCGCTGCTCGGTCTGCTCGTCGTCGGTATCCCCTTCCTCTCGGTTATGGGTGTTGGTGCAGCATTCGCCGTGCTCATCGCCATCGGTGTAGCCGTGACCCTCCTTCCGGCGCTCATGGGGCTCGCCAAGGGGCGACTGGCCCCCAAGGAAGGTTCGCGTGCATGGCGTCGCGCCCAGGCCGTCAGCGACAGCGGCGGACCCGCCCGGTCGATGGGGCAACGCTGGGTTCGTGGAGTCATGAAGCATCCGCTGCTCGTCTCACTCGGAGTGGTCGCGCTCCTCGGTACGCTGGCGATTCCCGCGCTGAGCCTCGACCTGAACGTGCCGGACGGCGGTTCAGAGCCGGCGGGATCCACGCAGCGCGAGGCGTACGACCTCATCACCGAAGGCTTCGGGCCCGGCTACAACGGACCGCTCATCGTCGCCGTCGACATCACGCAGACCACGGACATCCTCGACGACCTCGATGCGATCCGTGATCGACTGTCGGGGCTGGATGACGTCGCCTACGTGCAGCAGGGCTTCCCCGACGAGACCCTCGACACTGCCATCATCCAGGTCACACCGGAGAGCGCACCGGACTCCACCGAGACGAAACAACTCGTCGAGTCGATCCGAGCACTCGCACCCGAGATCGAGGACGAGTTCGACACCCCGATCTCGGTGACGGGAACAACCGCGGTCGCGATCGACATCTCCAACCGGTTGAGCGCGGCGCTCCTGCCCTTCGCCCTCGTTGTTGTGGGCCTCTCGATCGTCTTGCTCATGATCGTCTTCCGTTCCGTCCTGGTGCCACTGAAGGCAGCACTCGGCTTCCTGCTCTCCGTCGCCGCATCCTTCGGTGTCGTCGTGGCGATCTTCCAGTGGGGTTGGGGAGCCGAACTCCTGCACGTCGACAATCCCGGGCCGATCCTGAGCTTCCTGCCCATCCTCCTCATGGCCGTGCTCTTCGGCCTCGCGATGGACTACGAGGTGTTCCTTGTCTCGGGCATGCGTGAAGAGTTCGTGCACACGGGCGATGCGAAGCGCGCGGTCGAAAAGGGCTTCGCGGGTGCCGCTCGGGTTGTCACCGCGGCCGCTCTCATCATGTTTTTCGTCTTCTTCGCCTTCGTCCCCGAGGGGTCCGGGATGATCAAGCCGATCGCGCTCGGACTTGCCGCGGGTATCGCCTTCGACGCCTTCCTTGTGCGCATGACACTCGTGCCGGCACTCATGACGCTCTTCGGAAAGGCCGCGTGGTGGATGCCGCGCTGGCTCGGCAAGGCCCTGCCGCACGCCGACATCGAGGGCGAGCAACTGCGCGACCACCGCGCCGCCACCGAGTGGGCGAACAACCAGCAGGGAATGGCGATCAGCGCCGACTACCTTGTGGTCGGCACACCGTCGGAGCCGCTCGGGCCGCTGTCCATCGAGATTCCGGAAGGCGCACTCGTGATCGCCAGCGGTGATGCATCCGCCCGCCGTGTACTCGCGGCAACCCTCTCAGGCCGGCTCGACCCGGTCTCCGGGCGAGCCCAAGTGCTCGGGGTTCCTCTGCCGTCGGATGCGGCGCGTGTGCGTTCGCTCGTCGCGCTCGCCAACGTGGGAGGCTCCGAGCGTTCGGAGACCACGGTGACCGTCGGCCGACTCCTCGCAGAGCGACTCGAAACAACTCAGCCCTGGTACCGATTCCTCGAAACCAAGCGCAACGCCGAGGCTTGGGTCGAACGGATCAACCAGGTGTTGCGGCGCGTTGCCACTCGCGAGGTCGTGAGAGTGCGGGCATCCCACACCCTCATGGAGCTGCCGCAGCTCGAACGCGCCGTCGCCCTCGCGGCTGTCGCGCTCGCCGAGCGGACACCGGTGATCATGCTCGACCAACTGGACTCGTTCGCGAGTTCCGACGACGAACAGGACTTCATCGCCGCGCTCGAAGCCCTCGCCCCAGCCTCGACGACCATCGTCCTCGGCACACCGTTGCCCGCCCGCGCACTCGACGAATCATCGACGGATGCCCGGCTGAAGCTCTCCATCGACCTCTACTCGCTCACCACGGAAGGATCCCTTCGATGA
- a CDS encoding YhgE/Pip family protein encodes MSTPTSLQKRGTVLRRLGVAAVVLIPLAFAGLFVGALAQSDSALERIPAAVVNEDTMITTTDANGDDQIVFAGRQLVTELTGADGFEWTITNAEDAQALLDSGAVYAVLTVPSDFSESVLSLSSDSPERADITIQTDDSHSYLTGSVAQVVGQTLTDTFGREITKQYLAGLYDGMGQLGEALGEAADGADSLASGASQLQSGLTQYTGGVDSLAGGLSQLNAGASGLTELSNGIAGYANGVSELSAGIAQLNAEVQPNGTSPGLGALGDGIVAYTGGVSGVYTGLDGFAQSIAPKLTEEEATALNGIVAGLGQLSTQGQGIAQGAGGLRDLQDGIGEIASGAQGASDGGQVLASQAASAISGVQSGISQSASGASQLAAGSAGVVSGASGLADGASQLATGLQEGADQVPATDPDTAAATADVVVEPVGVEVSTANAVTDVGQGVATFFVPLGLWIGALAVFLVLRPVSRRALASTASNGRLAAAALGRAGAVTAAQAALLVALLHGALGVSWALLPATVAFSLVMALAFTAFHYLLTIGLGRGGLVVSLFLLAVQVTSTGGIYPVELLSTPFQVISPFLPLTWAVSGMQGIIAGGAAGSVASAAVILLAFGVGSVILSLFVIRRTRRADLLGLVPALA; translated from the coding sequence ATGAGCACCCCCACCTCTCTCCAGAAGCGCGGAACCGTGCTGCGTCGCCTCGGTGTCGCCGCCGTCGTGCTCATTCCTCTCGCCTTTGCCGGGCTCTTCGTCGGGGCGCTCGCCCAGTCCGATTCTGCTCTCGAGCGCATCCCGGCCGCGGTGGTGAACGAGGACACGATGATCACCACGACCGACGCGAATGGCGACGATCAGATCGTTTTCGCCGGCCGTCAGCTTGTCACCGAGTTGACCGGGGCCGACGGCTTCGAATGGACGATCACCAACGCCGAGGACGCGCAAGCGCTGCTCGACTCGGGGGCCGTTTACGCCGTGCTCACCGTGCCGAGCGACTTCTCCGAGTCGGTGCTCTCGCTGTCGTCCGATTCGCCGGAACGCGCCGACATCACCATCCAGACGGATGACTCGCACAGCTACCTCACGGGTTCGGTTGCCCAAGTGGTCGGCCAGACCCTCACGGACACCTTCGGCCGCGAAATCACCAAGCAGTACCTCGCGGGCCTCTACGACGGTATGGGTCAGCTCGGCGAAGCTCTCGGCGAGGCAGCCGACGGTGCCGACTCACTTGCTAGCGGAGCCTCGCAGTTGCAGTCGGGCCTCACCCAATACACCGGGGGAGTGGACTCGCTCGCGGGCGGACTCTCACAGCTGAATGCAGGGGCGAGCGGACTCACGGAGCTGAGTAATGGCATTGCTGGTTATGCCAACGGAGTTTCCGAGCTCTCGGCTGGAATCGCACAGCTCAACGCGGAGGTTCAGCCGAACGGGACGAGCCCCGGCCTCGGTGCCCTTGGCGATGGAATCGTCGCCTACACCGGCGGTGTTTCCGGGGTTTATACAGGGCTCGACGGTTTCGCTCAGTCCATTGCTCCAAAACTCACCGAAGAAGAGGCGACTGCGCTCAACGGAATCGTCGCCGGTCTGGGTCAGCTGAGCACTCAGGGCCAGGGCATCGCGCAAGGCGCGGGTGGACTGCGTGACCTTCAGGACGGCATTGGCGAAATCGCCAGCGGCGCGCAGGGCGCGAGCGATGGTGGTCAGGTGCTGGCAAGCCAGGCGGCCTCGGCGATCTCGGGTGTGCAGTCGGGCATCTCGCAGAGCGCCTCGGGAGCGTCGCAGTTGGCAGCAGGTTCCGCTGGTGTTGTCTCCGGGGCATCCGGTCTCGCCGACGGAGCGAGCCAACTAGCCACCGGCCTCCAGGAGGGCGCCGACCAGGTCCCCGCGACGGACCCCGATACCGCTGCCGCGACCGCGGACGTTGTGGTGGAACCGGTCGGTGTCGAGGTGTCGACCGCGAACGCCGTGACGGATGTCGGTCAGGGTGTCGCCACGTTTTTTGTGCCCTTGGGGCTCTGGATCGGGGCGCTCGCCGTCTTCCTCGTGCTGCGCCCCGTGTCCCGGCGGGCACTCGCCTCCACGGCCAGCAACGGACGTCTCGCCGCTGCCGCACTGGGACGCGCAGGCGCTGTCACCGCGGCGCAGGCCGCGCTCCTCGTGGCACTCCTTCACGGTGCGCTGGGGGTCTCGTGGGCCTTACTCCCGGCGACGGTCGCATTCTCGCTCGTGATGGCGCTCGCCTTCACCGCGTTCCACTACCTGCTCACGATCGGACTCGGTCGCGGCGGACTCGTGGTCTCCCTGTTCCTCCTGGCAGTGCAGGTCACCTCGACTGGCGGCATCTACCCTGTCGAGCTGCTCTCCACGCCGTTCCAGGTGATCAGCCCCTTCCTGCCCCTCACGTGGGCCGTCAGCGGAATGCAGGGGATCATCGCCGGGGGAGCGGCGGGCTCAGTTGCCTCGGCCGCGGTCATCCTGCTCGCATTCGGTGTCGGCAGCGTCATCCTGTCGCTCTTCGTCATCCGACGCACCCGACGAGCGGACCTCTTGGGTCTCGTGCCCGCACTCGCCTAG